In Myxococcota bacterium, a single genomic region encodes these proteins:
- a CDS encoding Bax inhibitor-1 family protein: protein MQDGHALDPHNLNPVPSIDSREQFISRTYSHLFGAVLAFIGLEAALFASGLGEPLAQVMLQGSWLIVLGAFIVVGWIASRVAHTVESLSMQYVALAGYVVAEVLIFVPMIYLAETMAPGALEAAGIATIVGFSALTAIAFVTRKDFSFMKGFLMWAGVGALALIVVNVAFGMALGPLFAVGMVLLAGASILYDTSNVIHHYEEDRYVAASLELFASVALMFWYVLRIAIVLMAED, encoded by the coding sequence ATGCAAGACGGTCACGCCCTCGACCCGCACAACCTGAATCCGGTTCCGAGCATCGACTCGCGGGAACAGTTCATCTCTCGCACCTACTCCCATCTCTTCGGAGCGGTGCTCGCCTTCATCGGCCTCGAGGCGGCACTCTTCGCGTCGGGTCTGGGCGAACCCCTGGCCCAGGTGATGCTCCAGGGGAGCTGGCTCATCGTCCTCGGCGCCTTCATCGTCGTCGGCTGGATCGCCTCGCGCGTCGCCCACACGGTCGAGTCGCTGTCGATGCAGTACGTGGCCCTGGCCGGCTACGTCGTCGCCGAGGTGTTGATCTTCGTCCCGATGATCTACCTCGCCGAGACGATGGCGCCCGGCGCCCTCGAGGCGGCGGGAATCGCCACGATCGTCGGCTTCTCGGCGCTCACCGCCATCGCCTTCGTCACCCGCAAGGACTTCTCCTTCATGAAAGGGTTCCTGATGTGGGCCGGCGTTGGCGCCCTCGCGCTGATCGTCGTGAACGTCGCTTTCGGCATGGCACTCGGCCCGCTCTTCGCGGTGGGCATGGTGCTTCTCGCCGGCGCGTCGATCCTCTACGACACCTCGAACGTGATCCATCACTACGAAGAAGACCGCTACGTCGCGGCCTCGCTCGAGCTCTTCGCCTCGGTGGCGCTGATGTTCTGGTACGTGCTGCGGATCGCGATCGTGCTGATGGCCGAGGACTGA